DNA sequence from the Hippopotamus amphibius kiboko isolate mHipAmp2 chromosome 1, mHipAmp2.hap2, whole genome shotgun sequence genome:
GAGACCTGAAGCCTGAGAAGTGAGTGAAGGCCCTGCTTCGCCCGGCCTCCCTAGGGTGTGCAGAGGCAGGCCCTGGGGCCTCTTCTAGGACAGAGCCAGCCTGATTGGGGTGGGTGTGACTCTCCCCAAGAAAGTCCCCCTCTCTTGGGCTGCCTGATGAACGGGTGGCACAGCAGAATGGTGGTGGCAGCAGGCTCACTGTGGGCGCTGCCTGATCCCTAGTGCTGCCATTACCAAGGGCCGGGCACCTCTGTGCCTGGGTGTTGCCTACCTTTTTTGCTAATCCAGTGTGACATCCGAGATGCCGCCATTAAAGGTCATGCCTTGATATGGCCCGCTCTAGAATTTTCCTTAACATCTAAATATCCTCAAGTGGTAACCTGGGAGCCAGGGCAGGTGGAATGAGATGTGACTTTAGAGGCAGGCAGACCCTAGTTCAAAGCTTGTCTCCAGCACCTACTAGCTCTATGACCGGGGGAATAATTTAACATCCCTGATCCTCAGCTTCCCCATTGTTGAACTGGGGCCATGAAAGTACCTGCCTCACAAAGTTGTTTCAAGGATTAGCAAGAAGGTAGGCAACACACCTGCACGGCACCACCAACACCCGCTCCACCTACCCGTGCATCACCTTCTGGGCTGGGCGGATCATCTTCTTTGGGTTGGGCCCAACCCCCACAGCCCCCATGGTGTCACCTGAACTCACCAAGGGCCCGTGGCTGAGGGGCCCTGACACCCATCTCTCCGTTGCAGCATCCTCCTGGATGAGGAAGGCCACATCAAACTCACTGGTGAGTGGAGGGCACGCACCACCTCCGATTTCAGGGGAGGGCAGGATGGGTTCTTGATGGGCCTGGGCTGAGCGCTAGGGGATCACTTTTCCTGAGAAGCTGTGCCAGGAACTTGGAAGTCGTTAAAATCCCGGGCCCCAGACCTAGAATGGCCcgtgtttgaatcccagctccccactgtgtaaccttgggcaggtcacctaacctctctgggcctcagcctcctgCTGAGTGTGATGGGGGTGATGCCCTCAGGCCTCTGGGCAGGGAGGATAGGTGTACAGGGGTTGGCAGCGAGGAAGGCAAGGGGTCCTGGAGATGTGTCCTCTTGTCCTCCTTGCCACAGACTTTGGCTTGAGCAAGGAGGCCATTGACCACGAGAAGAAGGCCTATTCCTTCTGCGGAACGGTGGAGTACATGGCCCCCGAGGTCGTCAACCGCCAGGGCCACACCCACAGTGCAGACTGGTGGTCCTATGGGGTGTTGATGGTGAGTGCCCAGGCAGGGGTAAAGCATCCAGCACAggccttgggcctcagtttccccatctgtgtagGGGGGCGGTTGATGGTCTCTAAGGCTCTCCTCTTGTCTTCTCACAGTTAAACTGGCCTTACCCTCCATCCAGCTGTGGTTTCCTTCCTTGGAAGGATGCTAGACTTGGCGCCACCTGGGTGCCCCCAGCCTCAGGCCCCCTAGTACCGCTCCTGGTGGTCTGATTGACAGAGTGGGGAGGGACAGACACAGTTCTTGATCCAGGTGGACCTCCTAGGCATGGAGCTGAGTGGccggggtgggaggaggtggagggcatGGGAGGTGGGACCAGAGCCTGAACAGACCCTTGTCCTCTGCAGTTTGAGATGCTGACGGGCTCCCTGCCCTTCCAGGGAAAGGACCGGAAGGAGACCATGACACTGATTCTGAAGTAAGCTCCAGCCCTGCTCTGACACCTCAGGGTCTCCTCCACGCCTGGCCCCAGCTTGAGGGCCAGAATAATACCCTGCACCCGCCTCAGATTCCCCATTAATGAGACACTCCTATGGGGCTCCCTTTTCACCCACAGGGGCCAGTGGGAGGGGAATCCCTGATCTTTGGGAGGGGAGTTAGCGGATGGCTTGCCTGGACTGAGCTGGAAACTGGACGTGGACAGAGGCGGGAAGTGAGATGGGGCCTCTGGAGTGGGGCTCAGCCCTGATGAGCCCCGGGGGCCATTTCAGGGCGAAGCTAGGCATGCCCCAGTTTCTGAGCACGGAAGCCCAGAGCCTCCTTCGGGCCCTGTTCAAGCGGAATCCTGCCAATCGGCTCGGTAAGCAGCCCCAGCTCAGGGGAGGGGAGCGGGGTACAGCTGCGACCTAGGCCACGGGGCCACATCTGGGGCTGAAAGGGGCCGTTGTCCTTTGTGTGGGCAGACAATGCCACTGGCCACCCTGCTTTCTGGCTCCATGTGTGGCATTTGGGGCAGGGGGGAGACCTGTGTGTAGGGGGAAGGCAGGAACTGAGTCATCTCTGCTCCCCCTGGGGATGAGGACAGAGGCCCGCATAGCTCCTCCGCCAAGGCTGCTGGCACGAGAGAAAGAGCGCGAGCTCAGGCGTCAGAGGCTCAGGTCCCAGCCTCAGCCCTAGGCCAGGACCCCCGGCTTGGTACACAGTGGTCTctctacaaatatttgttgatcgAATGAGTGCCATTTGTGAACGAAGTGACTCCTCCCCGCAGAGTGCGAGGCTCTCGTCTCCATGGGGGACGATGATCTTAGGCTCTGCTGGTTAAGTCACGTGAATGTGCCTCTAGCAGCTGCTCAGTATGTGTTGGCTTGTTGGCTCCTGGGTTCACCTGGATCACGGCCAGCTTTGTAAGGTCCCATCCAGGTCCCTGGGCTTAAATGGAGTGAGAACCTGTCTGGTGGCTGACAAGGGCACGGGATAAGAGCAGCAGAGATGAGGCCTGAGGTGAGAGGGAGGTGGAGGCCCCCTGCAGATCTTGGAACAGCTTCGGCCTGTCCTGACTTTGGCCTTGGACAAGTTGCCTGGCCTCTCTTCTCTGggctttccttctctcctcagtaCATTGGAGCTTGATCATAGAGGGGCTCCAGAAAGTGGAAAATGCAGAGTGGGCAGTAGGCCTCAGGGTGATGGCTGGTTGGATTTGGGGCAGCGTGAGCCCAGCCACTGGTCCCAGACTACAGTGAGGCAAGGCTGCTCGGAGGACAGGGCGGCTGTCTGGGGGTTGGAGCATCCTGGGGCAGACCCCTCATCTGGGCTCTTTCAGGCTCCGGTCCTGATGGGGCAGAGGAAATCAAGCGGCATGTCTTCTACTCCACCATTGACTGGAATGTGAGTGTGTCTGTCCACGCCAGAGCCCCAGTCAGGGCTTCAGCTGTGGTGGGAGGGGCTCCTACTGACTGGGGCCTCCGATGTGGAGCAGAGGTGACAGCATGGCCTTGGAGGCATGGGCTGGCCTCCTGAGGGCGAGCATTTATGCCCTGTCTGCATAGCCTGTGCTCCATTCAGGCCATTACCTCTCCCTGCATGGGGCTGCTGGTGGGCTGTGGGGGTGCCGAGGTGACCAGGGTGCCCACCCCGCCTTGCAGAAGCTGTACCGGCGTGAGATCAAGCCACCCTTCAAGCCGGCCGTGGCACAACCCGATGACACCTTCTACTTTGACGCTGAGTTCACGTCCCGCACGCCCAAGGGTGTGTCCTTTGTCTGGTTTGTCTTGGGCTGGTacaggaggaaagcagggagtcAGGGGCCTCTTGGGACACAGGGgttgggcagggctgtgtcaggccAAGGTGTGTGGGCAGACAGGTGGGTGGGTGTCTGACCCTTTGTCCCCATCTCCTTCTGCCTGGTTGTCCCTCTCTGGAGCTCTATGGGCCTCTTTGTGCCTGGGTGAGGAGGTGGGAGTGAGTAGGTGGTTAAGGCCACAGTAGAAAAGTCaggacccctgccccaggcaTCTTCAGCCCACTGGGAAGACCAGACACACCAAGCTCACACTCACGTCAGAGCTAAAGAATGTGACCCAGCAAACACTTGAAGCGGAGACAGTCTGGCAGAGCAGAGGTGACAGCACCCACAGGTCAGGGCCAAGTGTGGGAATCGGCTTTGGCTTCTCTGACCACTGGGCTTCAGTGACTCATCTGGAACATGGGCTCAGCCATAGACCTACTTAGTCCATGGGGTTACTGCTAGGAGACAAGGAGGGGGCTCCTGGGAGGGAACTTAGCAAATCCTAAAATTTTGGCCAGATATTGGGGAAGAGTGTCCGTAGTGGAAGGCCCCCTGGAGGGGAAGGTTGAGCAGAGGGAGTGCTTTTCTCACTGTGGCTTGCACATCTCTGATGTCGGGGAGCTTAGCACTTCTCCGAGCAGTCTGTCCCatctttgtttatctgaaaaatacGTACCGAGTCCCTACTGCGTGCCAGCCATGGCGGGGATTGATGGTGAGCAAGacagccccaggccctgccttcGTATGTTAAGGCTGTAGTGGGGGAAGAGGCGTGAGGACAGCCCTGGGCAGCCCAAGTGCAGCTTATTGGGGCAAGGGGCTGGAGGAGCTGCCCGTGGCCAGGTTTCTCAGAGGACAGCGTATAAGCTGAGCCTCAAAGGATGGACGCGGAGTGGATTGTCTGGTTAGCAGGAGCAGCATGTGCAGGGGCTCAGAGTCTCCCTTAAGCATCTGAGCAGCTTGGCATGGCTCAGCTGTAGagcggggagagaggaggccaagcCCACAAGCACCTCCTTGCCAAGCTGAGGAGCTGGGCTctgctgagggcagagggaagcATTTGAAGGGTATAGGCAGGGGGTAAACTTGTGGTTGGAAccatccctctggctgctgtgcagAAGATGGACCTGAAGAGGCAGGGAGGCCTTCAAGAAGGGATCAACTGCCTTGGCCTGGGCAGGTGGTGGGTGTGAGGGTCTTTCTGTTCCTTGTGTGTCAGGGCTGGGCTGGTCTAAACACACATGGGCAGATGGGCTAGCTAAGGCTGGGGATGAAGGGCCCTGCCCAGGCTCCACCAGGGCCAGCTGCTGAGGCAAGCCTGGAAGCCCTGTTGTCCACTTTGGTGGGCTACCTCGGGTCAAGGGTGCCTCCTCTGGCTCATATCCCTCTCCTGTCTCTGCAGACTCCCCAGGCATCCCACCCAGCGCTGGTGCCCATCAGCTGTTCCGTGGCTTCAGCTTCGTGGCCACTGGCCTAATGGAGGACGACGGCAAGCCTCGGGCCATGCAGGCGCCCCTGCACTCGGTGGTACAGGTGAGGGGCAGGAGACAGGTCCTCAGTTGTCTTTTCCACCTAGAAGCCACAAGGTAAAATGGctgagaacacaggctctagactTGGATAGGCTTGGGGTCAAGCCCTGATGCCACTGTGGAGCCCGTTGGGCCTCCATCctccttaagcctcagtttccccatttgtaaaacagggaCAACAACATGTTTATGAGGTTCCTGACACAGGGCCAGGACATTGTAGAGCCTGAAAAAATGCCAGGGAGTCCCCAGGGTGGTGGTGCTGGGGGGTGGCTGGTCCTGACAGGGGTGGGTGGCATGGCACTCTGGTCTCCTCCCACTTGTCCCCCATTTGCACACTTTCCTGGCTCTGTGGGAAATACAGAGTTGAGAGGCAAGAATGCagactttggggacttccctggtggtccagtggttgagactctgtgcttccactgcaggggatgcgggttcgatccctggtcagagaactagaatgcttcatgctgtgcagtgtggccaaaaaacaaaaagcataacagcaaacaaacaaacaagcacagAATGTAGACTCTGGAGCTCACTGCCTGGGTCAGAGCTTCCAAGGTCAGGGGCTGTGGAAAGGACACATcttccctcagtttcctcatctataaatggaaGTGTTGATAAAACCTTTCTCTAAGAATTGTTTCAAGGGTTATGTGAGTTAATGTGTGTAAAGTTAAGGTGACTGTGTGATTTATTATCTGACTGGGATTGTCTTGGTCCCGGACAAATGTTAAACCAGACCGGGTGTGAGGACAGCAGACGTGAACCAGGGCCGTCCACGGACTGTGTGGGTCACCTGATGAAAAGTGCTCAGTATAGTGCCTGCCACACACTCAGCACCGTAGAAGCATTTGATACTGGTAATGTCTCAGAGCCTCCAGACACCCCGAGAGGTGGGCTGTGTCACTCAGAAAGCGGAGGCAATTTGCTGAAGGTCGCAGCACGTTGCGGAGCTGGGACTTGGCTCAGGACTCTCGCATCCCTCTCAGGTCTGCCCAGGCTTCTCGGAGCCACAAACCTCCACGTGTGTGTTGTGCCTATTGCCTGCCCCCTCCAGCACCCACTAACTGCAGACTGCAGCCAGGCGCCCTGGAGCCAGTGAGTGTGCCCATAATCCAGTGCagaaaacaggcccagagaggggtggagtcttgcccgaggtcacacagccaacattcttttaacactttttttttatatttattttatttatttatttattttgactttattttattcattttggcaactgggtcttagttgtggcacgcaggatcttcactgtggcttgtgggatttttagttgtggtatgcatgtgggagctagttccccgaccagggatcgaacgcaggCTCTCTgtattgggagctcggagtcttacccactggaccaccagggaagtcccacacagcCAACATTCTACCCTGGGCCTCCAGCCTCTTGCCTGGTGCCATCTCCACGGTGCCAAGGCCTTGTGTTCTGAGGGATGACCTCTGTCTGCATCCTAGAGCACAGAGTCAGTCTCACCTCTTGGTCTCCTGCAGCAACTACATGGAAAGAACCTGGTTTTTAGCGATGGCTATGTGATAAAAGAGACGATTGGTGTGGGCTCCTACTCTGAGTGCAAGCGCTGTGTCCACAAGGCCACCAACATGGAGTATGCTGTCAAGGTGGGCCTCTCGCCCTTGTCCCAGCTGAGGCCACTTGGCTGcggtggaggtgggaggtgacATAGCCCTGGCCctttggtgggggagggttggTGCCTGAGGCTCTGTGGATGGGTGATAGGTGTGCGGCTGAGATTCCACACCCTGCAGCATGGGCTCTGTGGCTGGGAGGAACTCTGGAGTAGGTTCCCCTGACACCGCCACATGCACCCCCTTTCCTCAGGTCATCGACAAGAGCAAGCGAGATCCCTCAGAAGAGATTGAGATTCTTCTGCGGTACGGGCAGCACCCCAACATCATCACTCTGAAAGATGTGAGTGGGAGTCCTTGAGAGTAGGATGGGGACTGGGGCCCTCGACTCTAGGACTGGTCTCGGGGCTGCCATTCCTTTGACTTCTGATCCTCCTCCTGGGCTCATGGATGGGGAGGTCCCTTAGTGCCTCTGATCTGGCTGCACCCAGGTGCCCTccacttcagacccaggcagTCTCTGCGAGTTCTCCTGCCCATCAGGACAGAGCCAGCATCCTGTCTAGGGGCCCAGATAGGTGAAGGCCCTGCCAGGGTGACCGAAGCACAGAGCAGAATACATGCCCAAGCCTCATGTCATTCTGGCCTGGTGAGCTGGTGACCAAGGGGCCCAGGCCTGGCGTCTAGGGCAGGGGGCTGATGGTGAGGTCTCTGGCAGGTGTACGATGATGGCAAACATGTATACCTGGTGACAGAGCTGATGCGGGGAGGGGAGCTGCTGGATAAGATCCTACGACAGAAATTCTTCTCGGAGCGTGAAGCCAGCTTCGTCCTGCACACCATCAGCAAGACCGTGGAGTACCTGCACTCCCAGGGGGTAAGTCTTGCGTAGGGGGCACCAAGTGGGCATGGGGGGCAGCCACGGGTCATACCATCAACAGAGTGCATGAACCATGACTGGCCCAGGCAGTCTTCAACGAGCCAGACAGCGGGGAGACTTGGGATGGGTGAAGGGGTGAATGAATGGACgtaaggaagagagggagggagagatgaggcCACATTGTGAAAAGGAAGATTTATTTAGGACCTAGGCAGGCATCATGCTGAGTTCTTTTCTACATTATCTCAATTGATTTTCACAACAACGCTGTTAGGTAGGTGCTCACTTCACAGGGAAgaaggctgaggctcagagatgtgagctcccttgcccaagatcacacagcccgAAGAATGGAGCCAGAATGTCTGACTGGGGAATTTGGGTGGGGAGCTACAGATGGGGAGTGATTTTTGAGTTAGGAAGCAGCAGGACCACTGTGGGAACTGCAAGGCTTCAGGAGGGCGAATCTGGCCATGGGTTTGGCTGTTAGGACAGAGGAAGTGGATGTAGGAGGAAATGCTTCTGGAAACACAGCAGGTGCTACAGAAGAGTTGTGTGTCTGAACTGTAGGACTTGGTCTTATCATAGCACAAGGCAGAGCTAGAAAAGGTCCTTATAGGGTATCAGAGCCAAAAACAGAGTCAGCATGAGTTTCTCTCTGGATGCGATGATGTTTTAGGGTACTTCCGGTCAGACAGTGTGAGAGTTAAGGATGCAGGCTCTGGAATTAGACTGTGTCCAAGTCCTTTGTGTGAGGCTGGGAAAAcctctcacctctctgagctttttcctcatctgaaaattcATGATAACAAGAGCTGCCCCCTCACAGGTGGATGAGGGATAAAGCGAGGTGCTGTGCTGCAGAAGCACCACAGTCCAGCGCAGGCCCCTGGAAAAGCACGTAAACATTAGGGGAAATAGGACCGGATCATtgctatgcctttttttttttgtatttaattttatttatttattttttagatttttattggagtaaagttgatttaactatgccttttttttaaacattaactttttagtatgaaaaatttcaaacatatacaaaaactaCAAGCATAGTATAATGAACACCCAGATACCAGATTCAAGAATCGTCAAGATTTTTACCCTCCACCCTCgtttcttccttccatctcctccgtctttctccctctttctatttcttacttttttgttGTCACTGAAGTATTTTGTCCCAACTTTTTATTGAGGAAAAAGTTCAGACctatagaaaagttaaaagagtaGTACAAGCAAAAAGATTTCCCTTTTATATTTACTACATCTTAATAGTtggccacatttgctttatctctctctttttctttctttgtctctgtctgtatacaagtgtgtgtgtgtgtgtgtgtgtgtgtgtgtgtgtgtgtatttacttatttatttatttattttagggcACATCTAAAAGAAAGTTCCAGACATTATGACACTTGGCCCATAAACACCTataattaaagtattttaaaacctATCTCAGCCTTCACATCGTCTTAGTTGTATATCTACAACTCTAAAAAaggcaaacattttctttcacaaCTAACGAAACTAACAATTACTTGTTCTCCCATAGTACCCAGTCAATAGCACATTTCTCCTATTgtcctttcaaaaatattttcctgtgatTGGTTTATTGGAATCACAGTCTCTGCAAGGTCCACCCCTTTCATTCGCTTGTTATACCCCTTAAGTCACTTTTATAAAACTGAGATGAAATTTGCATAcagtagatcttaagtgtacagTGAGCTTTGTTCAGTGTGTGCATCCGTAGTAAAACCTCCCTTTTGGATGCCACTGACTTGTTGAAAAGAGCAGTTCTGTGAAACGTCCCTCATTCTGAATGTATCTTATTGCTTCCTTATGGCATCATTTTAATTGTTTCTCTATTGCCTATATTTCCTATAAACGGCAAGGTGCTCCtaagtagttttttgtttgtttgtttgtttgtttgtttggctgcatcaggtcttagttgcggcatgcaggaccttttgttgtggcacccaggctttttctctagtcgtggcacgtgggctccagagcacgtgggctcagttgttgtggcgtgtgggcttagttgccccacggcatgggggaatcttagttccccgaccaggagtCGAAccggcgtcccctgcattgcaggacggattcttaaccactgggccaccaaggaagtcccaaggtgTTCCTACGTCTTAATTAGATTTAGCTTTAACTTCTTTTGGGGAGCAGGGAGTCAAAAAGCACACCGTGGGAGGTGCAGTGTACTTCACACAGCATCACGTCTGCAAGCCAGTGTCTCGCTGCCCCCATCAGTCATCCGTCGCGTCGGT
Encoded proteins:
- the RPS6KA1 gene encoding ribosomal protein S6 kinase alpha-1 isoform X6 produces the protein MKVLKKATLKVRDRVRTKMERDILADVNHPFVVKLHYAFQTEGKLYLILDFLRGGDLFTRLSKEVMFTEEDVKFYLAELALGLDHLHSLGIIYRDLKPENILLDEEGHIKLTDFGLSKEAIDHEKKAYSFCGTVEYMAPEVVNRQGHTHSADWWSYGVLMFEMLTGSLPFQGKDRKETMTLILKAKLGMPQFLSTEAQSLLRALFKRNPANRLGSGPDGAEEIKRHVFYSTIDWNKLYRREIKPPFKPAVAQPDDTFYFDAEFTSRTPKDSPGIPPSAGAHQLFRGFSFVATGLMEDDGKPRAMQAPLHSVVQQLHGKNLVFSDGYVIKETIGVGSYSECKRCVHKATNMEYAVKVIDKSKRDPSEEIEILLRYGQHPNIITLKDVYDDGKHVYLVTELMRGGELLDKILRQKFFSEREASFVLHTISKTVEYLHSQGLTGPLAACPHGELTQALCPQVVHRDLKPSNILYVDESGNPECLRICDFGFAKQLRAENGLLMTPCYTANFVAPEVLKRQGYDEGCDIWSLGVLLYTMLAGYTPFANGPSDTPEEILTRIGSGKFTLSGGNWNTVSDTAKDLVSKMLHVDPHQRLTAKQVLQHPWITQKDKLPQSQLSHQDLQLVKGAMAATYSALNSSKPTPQLKPIESSILAQRRVRKLPSTTL